Part of the Halobaculum halobium genome, CGGCGGATCGGGGGCTCGCCTGCACCACGTCGTGGCCGGCGGAAAGCAGCGACTGCGTGAGCGCCGTCGCGTAGATGCCCCGAACGCGCACGCGGTGACTCCCGGCGTCGTCTCGGTCGTCGCCGCCGTCGCTCTCGTCGCCGGCACCGTTGCCGCCGGTCATAGCACGTCGGGATCGGTCGCGAAGCGTACGCGGTCGTTCACGGTGTCGCCGAGCGTGAGCTCGACCGTCTCGTCGGTCAACACGCGACCGTCCTCGACGGGGACGCCCCAGCGGTCGAACTTCAGGTAGCCCCTGAGGTCTGCCGCGTGGGTGTACACGTCGAGGTGGTCCACGTCGTGCTCGCGGACGCCGCCGTCGCCGTGTGCGGTGTCCATGTCCGAGTAGTACGTCCCGCCGTCCTCGAAGAAGGCGGCGAGGTCTTCGGCGGTCTCGCCGACCGCGTCGGCGATGAGGTCGGAGGCAGTGCGGAGGTCGTCGGCGTCGAGCCCGACCTCGCGAAGCGCTGCCTGTTCGCGCGGGTCGAAGTGCATACCGCGGCTTCGGCGCGGCGCGTGTCAAACGTACCGGTCGCGGGCGAGACGACTGGGGGCCGACCTCGCTCGATCTCGGTCCCCGATCGATCGAGGGCCGCCGATCGAAGCGTGTCCGCAATAACACCCAAGTCGCCGGCGCGTCTCGCAGTCCACACACGATGGCCAAGAAGGAGCGGACTGATCCGATCGAGGAGGCGGCCGATTCCTCGGTGGACCTGTACGACGTGGCGACCTGGGAGGAGCGAACGTCGCTTGACGGACTCGCCGTCGCGGTCTATCGGATCCTCTCCGGATCGGCCCGGTGGGGAACGATCCTCGTCGCGGCGCTGCTGCTGATCGGGATCGGCGGGTTCTCCGCGGTGACGAACCCCGCGATCGGAGCGCTCACGCTGCTGTCGGCGATCCCGGCGCTGGCGCTGGCCGCGTACGTGTACAGCTCGGACGTCACCACGAACGAACCGCTGGGGCTGCTCGTCGCGACGTTCCTGCTCGGCGTGCTCACCGCGAACTTCGCGGCGATCCTCAACTCCGTCGCCCAGCCGTACTTCCGCCCGATCGGCTTCATCGGGACGGTGCTGTTCTTCTTCCTGATCGTCGGGCCCGTCGAGGAGACCGTGAAGCTGCTCGCGGTCAGACTGTACGCCTACGGGCACGACAGCTTCGATTCGGTGCTCGACGGCGCGGTGTACGGCGCGATGGCGGGGCTCGGCTTCGCGTTCATCGAGAACGCGCTGTACATCTCCCGCGGCATCGAACAGACCGGCCTCGATTTGGGACTGGGATTGATCGGGATCGGCGGCGGGATCACGTTCACCCGCGCGCTCGCCGGACCGGGCCACGTCATCTACTCGGCGTTCGCGGGCTACTACCTCGGACTGGCGAAGTTCAACCCCGAGAACCGCGGCCCCATCGTCGTGAAGGGGCTGATCATCGCAGCACTCATCCACGCCACGTACAACTCCACTGTCGGGATCGGCTCGGCCGCGTTGAACGCGTTCGTCGGACTGCCGTCGCTGGCGTCGTCGTTCGTCTACATCGCGCTGTTCGACGGCGTGTTCGCGTTGATCCTCCTACGCAAGATCAACCGGTACCGCACGGCCTACGCCGACGCCCACGAGGCCGAGGACGCCGGCGAGGAGGCACAGCGCTCGGAGCTGACCGAGTTCGACGCCTGAGGAGAGAACGAAGCCGGTCGGTCGCCCTTACTCGCCGAGTTTCTCGCGGCTCACGGTCACGCCGGTGGGCGTGATGATGAGCTGGTCGTCGCCCTTCTGGACGATGTCGCCGTCGACCTCGCCGACGACCTGCCGGAGGTCGTCGATGATCCGTTCGACCGTCTGGTCCGTCGTGGAGTGGCGGGTGATGTCGGCGATGACGAAGTCCCCGTCGTAGACGGCGTCCTTGATGTCGATGACGTCCCGCTGGTCGGCGATCTCGGCGATATGGACCTGCATCCCGGCGCCGCCCCGGGCGTTCTCGAAGTCGTCGAGGTCCAGTTCGACGTAGTCCTCGGCGCTGTGGGTCCCCCCGCCCCCGAGGATCTTACTCATGATGCCCATGTACGTCATCAAACTCGCTCCACCCATAAGTCTGTACGTCGGACGCGACGCACACGCGCGTCACACGCGGTCGGGCTCGCCGTCGTCGCTGCTCGACTCGCCGCGATCAAGGCGGTTCGACCCCGGGGCCTGCCTTCCGGGAACCCCGCCTTTTTGCGCCGACCGAACCCACGGGCCCACAACGTGACCTTCAGCATCTGCGTCCGCGAGGAGTACACCGACGAGCAGGGCGAGCGCCAGACGCGGTTTGGCGTCGCCGTCACGACCCGACTCCCCGGCGTCGGAACGCTGTGTCCGTTCGCCTCCGAGAACGGCGCGGTCGCCACTCAGTCGCTCGTGAACGTGGAACTGGGGCGCAGGGGCATCGAGTACATCGACGACGGACTCGCCGTCGACGACGCGCTTCAGTCGCTGCTCAACGCCGACGACGGCGCCCCGCAGCGCCAGCTTCACGGCGTCGACGCCGACGGCACGTTCACCTTCTCGGGCGAGGAGTGCAACGGCTGGTACGGCCACACCAACGGCGAGAACTACACTGTCGCCGGCAACCTCCTCGCGGGCGAGGCGGTGGTCGAGGCGGTCGCCAGCGCCTACGAGTCGGACGCCTTCGGCGACGCCCCGCTCGCCGAGCGGCTGATCGACGCCCTTGACGCGGGTCACGCCGAGGGCGGCGACAAGCGCGAGCACCTCCCCGTCCAGTCGGCGGCGCTGCTCGTGGAGACGACCGAAGACCGCGAGGTCGGCACCTACTACGACGACCTCCGGGTCGACGCGACGGAGACGCCGATCGCCGACCTTCGCGAGACGTTCGAGGAGGCGCGACGCGGACAGGAGATCCTCATGGAGGAGTACAGCGACGAGTTGGAGAACGACGACCTCGACGCGGGCGAGGACGACGCGCCTGCGAACGCGGCGGACAACGACGCGACCGACGAGGACGACGCGGCGTAGTCGCCGGCCTAGTCGCCGGCGCGGTCAGCCGGCGGCCCGTTGACGGTCGCTCGGTCAGACGGAGAACTCGTAGAGGTCGTCGCCGACGTGGTGCAGCGACGAGACGACCTTTCCGGAGTCGCCGACCATCTCGGCGCCGCCGACGAGCGCGCGGCCGACGCCGAGCACCTTCCCGTGGGTCTCCTCGGCGACCGCGACGAGGTCGCCCTCGGCGATCGAGTCGTCGGCCTCGGTGATCCCCGGACGCATCACGTCGGCGCCGTCGGAGACGAACGACACCGCGCCGGCGTCGACGGTGACGACGCCGCGCTCGGGTGGGTGGTCGTTGGCGCCGCGGACCGTGAGAAACGGCTCGCGGTCCCCGCCGTCGCCCTCGTAGTACAGCACGTCCGGATCGCCGTCGACGAGCACCAGGTCGAACGGCGAGTCGGTCAGCTCGACCAGCTCGAAGGAGTCGCCCCCGAGGTCGACACCGAGGCGATCGGCGAGCGCCTCGCGGATCTCGGAGACGGCGTCGCTTCGGAGGTGGTGGCGTGACTTCACGTCCATGTGCGTCTGTCCGCGCGTCACCGGATAAATCGCCCGCTCGCCGCCGCGGGTCTCTCGTTCGTCGCCGTGGTCCCCCCGTTCGTTGCCGCGGGTGTCTTGAGCGCCGACGCGGCGTGGTCGTCGTTCGCACGATAAACGCTAAGTCGACCGACGCCGGAGTACAGGTCATGTGGGGTTCCCGGCGGGACCGGGACCGGTCCGGCGTCATCTGTATCGCCTGCGGCGAGTCGCTCCCCCGCGAGGACGCTCGCGAGTACGACAAGGAGGGAGACCGCTGGAGTCGCCGCGACAAAGAGTTCGAGTACCTCTGCAAGGAGTGTTACCGTAATTTGTCTCACCAGCCGCGCGGCGAACTGGAGGCGCTGTTGGTCGATGTCGAGGCGGCCGCCGGCGGCGACTCACAGGAGGCGTACGTCGAGGCGTACCAGCGCGAGGTCGACCGACGCTACGGCGAGGCGGAAGCCGACGCAGAAGACACCGAGGGGCGTCGCGACTGAGTGGACGGCAGTGAGCGCCCTCGGCGGCTTCATCGCGGCCCTCTCGCGGTTCTCGTCGCTCGCTTCGCTCGCTCCTCGACCCGCGCATTCCCCGAAACCCTCACGTACCGCACTCCCGTAGCCGGCGCCATGAGTGACGCACAGTCGGAAGAGGAGCCGGCCCAAGGCACCGCCGAGGACCAGGGACCGGTCACCATCACGCAGGGGCTCGCGGACGCGCTCGCCGACAAGCGCGAGTCGTTGTTCGCTGAGTTCGAGATCCGCGACGAGTTTCCCCCGGAGGTGATGCGCGAGGCGAAGGACCGAACCGAGGGCGTCCAACAGGAGATCCAAGACGAGATCGACGAGCGGCGCGATCTCCGGGAGTTGACCACGTGGACGACCGACCCCGCCGACGCGCAGGACTTCGACGACGCCATCTCCATCGAGGAACACGACGAGGAGTACCAGCTGTGGGTTCACATCGCCGACGTGAGCCACTACGTTCACCCCGACTCGGCGATGTGGGCGGAGGCCGTCGAGCGCGGAAACACGGTCTACCTGCCGGGATACACCATCCACATGCTCCCGCCCGTCTTGGCGGAGACAGTGTGTTCGTTGGTCCCCAACGAAGACCGCCTCGCCCACACCGTCGAGATGCGCCTCGACAAGGAGACGCTCTCGTTCGAGGAACTGGATATCTACAAGTCCGTCATCAACTCCGACGAGCGCCTCACCTACAAGCAGTGCGAGCGCCGCCTCGACGACCCCGACGCGCCGCTGCACGAGGAGTGCGTGCTCGCGTACGACGTGGCCGACCAACTCCACGAGCAGCGCAAGGAAGACGGCTCGCTCGTGTTGAATCCGAGCCGCGACCGCGCCCACACCATCATCGAGGAGTGCATGCTGAAGGCGAACAAGGCGGTCACCCACGAGCTGATGTGGAATCGCGGCGTCGAGGCGATGTACCGCGTCCACCCGCAGCCGACCCCCGAGCAGTGGAACGAGGCGCTCAAGGAAATTCAGGAACTCGACGGCGTCTCGATCCCCGGCGACGCGTGGGGCGACGACCCCCGGAAGGCGGTCAACGCCGCGCTGGAGGAGGCACCGGACCGACAGCTCAACAAGATCCAGCGCGCCGTGCTGAAGGTGATGCCCCGCGCGAAGTACATGAACGACCCCTTCGGCGGGCACCACGCGCTCAACTTCGACATCTACGGCCACTTCACCAGCCCAATCCGGCGGCTCTCGGACCTGATCAACCACTGGATCGTCCACGAGAACGACGTGCCCGAGACACTCATCGAACTGTGTGACAGGGCGTCAGACAAGCAGAAGGACGCCGAGACCGCAGAACGCCTGTACAAGCAGTTCATGCAGGAGGTCGGGCTCGACTCCTACGCGGTGAACAACCGCGGCGTCGAGGTGATGGACGACCCCGAGGACGCGCAGTACGACCGTCCGGACACGGTCCCGGAGTAGGTCCTACCGGTCGGCGACGACGACCAGATCTGTGGTCGCGCCG contains:
- a CDS encoding DUF7532 family protein → MHFDPREQAALREVGLDADDLRTASDLIADAVGETAEDLAAFFEDGGTYYSDMDTAHGDGGVREHDVDHLDVYTHAADLRGYLKFDRWGVPVEDGRVLTDETVELTLGDTVNDRVRFATDPDVL
- a CDS encoding PrsW family intramembrane metalloprotease, which codes for MAKKERTDPIEEAADSSVDLYDVATWEERTSLDGLAVAVYRILSGSARWGTILVAALLLIGIGGFSAVTNPAIGALTLLSAIPALALAAYVYSSDVTTNEPLGLLVATFLLGVLTANFAAILNSVAQPYFRPIGFIGTVLFFFLIVGPVEETVKLLAVRLYAYGHDSFDSVLDGAVYGAMAGLGFAFIENALYISRGIEQTGLDLGLGLIGIGGGITFTRALAGPGHVIYSAFAGYYLGLAKFNPENRGPIVVKGLIIAALIHATYNSTVGIGSAALNAFVGLPSLASSFVYIALFDGVFALILLRKINRYRTAYADAHEAEDAGEEAQRSELTEFDA
- a CDS encoding cell division protein SepF; translation: MGIMSKILGGGGTHSAEDYVELDLDDFENARGGAGMQVHIAEIADQRDVIDIKDAVYDGDFVIADITRHSTTDQTVERIIDDLRQVVGEVDGDIVQKGDDQLIITPTGVTVSREKLGE
- a CDS encoding DUF1028 domain-containing protein; this encodes MTFSICVREEYTDEQGERQTRFGVAVTTRLPGVGTLCPFASENGAVATQSLVNVELGRRGIEYIDDGLAVDDALQSLLNADDGAPQRQLHGVDADGTFTFSGEECNGWYGHTNGENYTVAGNLLAGEAVVEAVASAYESDAFGDAPLAERLIDALDAGHAEGGDKREHLPVQSAALLVETTEDREVGTYYDDLRVDATETPIADLRETFEEARRGQEILMEEYSDELENDDLDAGEDDAPANAADNDATDEDDAA
- a CDS encoding RNA-binding protein, with translation MDVKSRHHLRSDAVSEIREALADRLGVDLGGDSFELVELTDSPFDLVLVDGDPDVLYYEGDGGDREPFLTVRGANDHPPERGVVTVDAGAVSFVSDGADVMRPGITEADDSIAEGDLVAVAEETHGKVLGVGRALVGGAEMVGDSGKVVSSLHHVGDDLYEFSV
- a CDS encoding DUF7562 family protein codes for the protein MWGSRRDRDRSGVICIACGESLPREDAREYDKEGDRWSRRDKEFEYLCKECYRNLSHQPRGELEALLVDVEAAAGGDSQEAYVEAYQREVDRRYGEAEADAEDTEGRRD
- a CDS encoding RNB domain-containing ribonuclease, with the translated sequence MSDAQSEEEPAQGTAEDQGPVTITQGLADALADKRESLFAEFEIRDEFPPEVMREAKDRTEGVQQEIQDEIDERRDLRELTTWTTDPADAQDFDDAISIEEHDEEYQLWVHIADVSHYVHPDSAMWAEAVERGNTVYLPGYTIHMLPPVLAETVCSLVPNEDRLAHTVEMRLDKETLSFEELDIYKSVINSDERLTYKQCERRLDDPDAPLHEECVLAYDVADQLHEQRKEDGSLVLNPSRDRAHTIIEECMLKANKAVTHELMWNRGVEAMYRVHPQPTPEQWNEALKEIQELDGVSIPGDAWGDDPRKAVNAALEEAPDRQLNKIQRAVLKVMPRAKYMNDPFGGHHALNFDIYGHFTSPIRRLSDLINHWIVHENDVPETLIELCDRASDKQKDAETAERLYKQFMQEVGLDSYAVNNRGVEVMDDPEDAQYDRPDTVPE